The genomic interval GCCACACTTCAAAATGATGAATGATGAAGTGGCCGGAGCGAGCATTTATCGCGGGCCGACCTTTTTCAGTAATTCAGCATTCATCCTTTCTCATTCAACGTCTATATCAAGTCTTTCAGGCGGCGGCGCAATTCTTCGCGCCCACGCGCGATGCGTGACTTGACCGTTCCGATAGAGATTTCCAGGGTCTCGGCAATCTCATCGTAGGACAGTTCTTCGATCTCGCGCAGCACCAGAGCGACGCGGTACTCCTGCTTGATTTCGCCGAGGGCGCGCAGGATGCAGCGCTCGCGCTGATTGGCAATGGCCTGGGCTTCCGGCGAACGTTCGGAGCCCGGAAGGCGGCTGCCGAGGCTCGATTCGTTTTCGCCGCGTGTGAGGTCGAGCGAAATGGTTTCGTCGCGATGCCGCCGCCGCCACCAGCGTTGCTGATTCATTGCCTGGTTGATGGCGATGCGATAGATCCAGGTCTTCAGTCCCGACTCGGCGCGAAAGCCGCCAAGCCCGCGATATACTTTCAGGAAGGTCTCTTGCGCCGCATCGCGCGCTTCTTCGGCGTCGCCGAGCAGGCGAAAGCAGAGCGCGTAGACCGGCCGCTCGAATATCCGCACCAGATCATCAAAGGCCGTCAGGTCGCGGGCGCGCAGGCGCGCCACCAGGCCGGTCTCGAAGGTCTGTTCGACTGACCTCGATTCCAACTCCATGCGAGCCAGCGTCGTTTGTTCGAGTGCGGCCATATCTCCGGTTGACATTTGCGGCGCTCCTCAAGATTCAACCTGACCGGAGAGGGCCATCGCGCGAATCCGTGAAGCCGAGCGCCGTTAGTAGCTCCAAGTAACTCAGGCGATGACCCGTCACCTCACTTGTCGCTAACTTAGACACCAATCCGGGCGGTTTGTTCCGATGTTTTATCCTACCACAGTTGAACGGGCGCGACCTGAAGAGTTGCAGGGCGCGGGCGCTCCCGGCGTTGTGAACCGGCGGGCGAGTGTGTAGATTACTGGCAGATACAGCCGGGACGTGAGTGACGAATCAACGCAGGCAACGATAAGATTATGGCACAGCAAAACAGCTTCGACGTGGTCTCGCAGGTTGATATGGCGGAAGTCAAAAACGCCGTCAACCAGGCGATGAAAGAAGTCACCCAGCGATATGACTTCAAAGGCACCAACTCGACAATCGAGCTGAACGAGAAAGAGCATACCCTTCAGCTTGCGACCGCCAGCGAGTTCACCTTGAAATCGCTCAACGACGTGCTGCAACAGAAGCTCGTGCGGCGCAACGTTTCGCTCAAGGCGCTCAGTTACGGTAAGGTCGAGCCGGCGGCCAAAGATTCGGTGCGGCAGACGGTCACCCTGCAACAGGGCATCCCCATCGAAAAGGCGCGCGAAATCGTTAAGGTCATCAAAGACAGCAAGCTCAAAGTGCAGGCGCAGATTAACGGCGACTTCGTGCGCGTCTCGGGCAAAGATCGCGACACCTTGCAACAGGTCATCGCCTTGCTCAAGCAGAAAGACTTCGGGATAGATATGCAATTTACCAACTACCGCTCGAATTGAGGCGCGACTTGCTGATGCGAGGATTTGATAGGGGTGCGGGCTACTTCTCGATGATCGAGCCGACGATGGCCGCCAGGCTTTCCAGGTTGTGACGGTCGCAGTAATCCGCCAGGCCGTCAATCACTTTCATGGTGACCGCCGGGTCATAGTAATTCGCCGTGCCGATCTGTACGGCGGTCGCGCCGGCGAGCAGAAATTCGAGCGCGTCGCTTGCCGAAGTAATGCCGCCGATGCCGATCAGCGGAATCCGAACGACTCGCGCGACTTCGTAAACCATGCGCACGGCGATGGGGCGAATCGCCGGCCCTGACAATCCCCCCGTGCCATAGTTCAGTCGCGGGCGGCGAGCGTTTACATCAATCGCCATGCCGACCAGCGTGTTGATCAGCGACAGCGCATCGGCCCCGGCTTCGGCGATGGCCCTCGCTAGCTGTGTAATATCGGTAACATTAGGCGAGAGCTTAACGATCAACGGGCGGGCGGCCATGCGTTTCGCCTTTTCGGTCAGCCGCGCCGCCGCGACCGGCGAGTTGCCGATGACGATGCCGCCTTCTTTGACATTCGGACACGAGATGTTCAGCTCGTACGCATGAATGCCTTCGCCGTCGTTGAGAATGTGAATGGCTTCGAGGTAATCGTCGTCCGAGTAGCCGAAGACGTTAGCGACAATGCGCGTGTCGTAAGCCGCAAGCAACGGCAGCTTCTCTTTGACGAAAGCCCGCGCGCCGACGTTTTGCAGGCCGATGGCGTTGAGCATGCCGCCGTGGGTTTCGACGATGCGCGCCGGCGGGTTGCCGGCGAGCGGGCGCGCAGACAACCCCTTGGTCGCAAAGCCGCCGAGCCGGTTGAGATCGATCAAGCCGGCAAACTCCAGCCCATAACCGAACGTCCCCGACGCGCCCAGCACAGGGTTGTTGAACCGTATGCCGGCAATCTCAACCGCCAATCGTGAATCGTGGTCAGACATGGTGATTGCGGATTGCGGATTGCGGATTGCGGATTCTGGAACTTGTTCCTGAACTTAACTGAATCCCAGGCTCCAAATTCCGCAATCCACAATCCGCAATCCGCAATTCTTAATGTGTCATGGCGTTGACTTCCCAGCGAATGCGTTCAGCCGGAAAGATCGAGCCGTCAACGCAGACTCGCTTGTAAGATTCATAACCGAGCGGCGCGGCGCTCTCGACCGCGACGACGCAGCCGACGCAGACGCCGAAACCGCAGCCCATCGGCGCTTCGAGCGAAACCAGACAACGGGCATTGAATGTGCGAGCAATCTCGGCGACCCGGCGCATCATTACCCACGGGCCGCAGGCATAGATCGTCGCCCCTGTGCCGCCGCCTGCCGCGAGGTGACGTTCGAGCGGCGCGGTGACGAATCCCTGTTCGCCGAGGCTGCCATCGTCGGTCGTCAGCGTGAGCGGCAATTCGAGAGCGCGAAAGTCTTCGAGCCCGCAACCCATCGCAACGCGCCGGCTTGCCGCGCCGAAAAAGACTTGCGTTTCAACCTGCGCCGCCCGCAACCCTTCGCACAACATCAACACCGACGCCGAGCCGATGCCGCCGGCAACGACGATGGCTTTAGGCAACGGTTGCCGCTCGGCAATGGGCCACGCGTTGCCGAGCGGCAGCAGCGCGTCCACCTTGCCGCCGGCAGAGAGTTCGGCGAGCGCCTGCGTGCCGCGGCCTAGCACCTGATAGAGAAAGCTCAAGCGATGCGGGTCGGGCGCGCGATAGACAGCCAGAGCGCGGCGCAGCAGCGGCTCGA from Blastocatellia bacterium carries:
- a CDS encoding sigma-70 family RNA polymerase sigma factor translates to MSTGDMAALEQTTLARMELESRSVEQTFETGLVARLRARDLTAFDDLVRIFERPVYALCFRLLGDAEEARDAAQETFLKVYRGLGGFRAESGLKTWIYRIAINQAMNQQRWWRRRHRDETISLDLTRGENESSLGSRLPGSERSPEAQAIANQRERCILRALGEIKQEYRVALVLREIEELSYDEIAETLEISIGTVKSRIARGREELRRRLKDLI
- a CDS encoding YajQ family cyclic di-GMP-binding protein; this encodes MAQQNSFDVVSQVDMAEVKNAVNQAMKEVTQRYDFKGTNSTIELNEKEHTLQLATASEFTLKSLNDVLQQKLVRRNVSLKALSYGKVEPAAKDSVRQTVTLQQGIPIEKAREIVKVIKDSKLKVQAQINGDFVRVSGKDRDTLQQVIALLKQKDFGIDMQFTNYRSN
- a CDS encoding dihydroorotate dehydrogenase; this encodes MSDHDSRLAVEIAGIRFNNPVLGASGTFGYGLEFAGLIDLNRLGGFATKGLSARPLAGNPPARIVETHGGMLNAIGLQNVGARAFVKEKLPLLAAYDTRIVANVFGYSDDDYLEAIHILNDGEGIHAYELNISCPNVKEGGIVIGNSPVAAARLTEKAKRMAARPLIVKLSPNVTDITQLARAIAEAGADALSLINTLVGMAIDVNARRPRLNYGTGGLSGPAIRPIAVRMVYEVARVVRIPLIGIGGITSASDALEFLLAGATAVQIGTANYYDPAVTMKVIDGLADYCDRHNLESLAAIVGSIIEK